A portion of the Flavobacterium magnum genome contains these proteins:
- a CDS encoding acyl-CoA dehydrogenase family protein has protein sequence MADTTEKHVTRGGQFLVKETLCEDIFTPEDFSEEQKMMRDSVKEFVDKEIWPNKDRFEKKDYAFTEECMKKAGEMGFLSVAVPEAYGGMGMGFVDTVLVCDYISGATGSFSTAFGAHTGIGTMPITLYGTEEQKQKYVPKLASGEWFGAYCLTEPGAGSDANSGKTKAVLSADGKYYSITGQKMWISNAGFCSLFIVFARIEDDKNITGFIVENDPSNGISMNEEEHKLGIRASSTRQVFFNDTKVPVENMLSERGNGFKIAMNALNVGRIKLAAACLDAQRRVTTGAVHYANERVQFNTPIASFGAIRYKLAEMATSCYAGESATYRAAKDIENRIRAREAAGASHQEAELKGVEEYAIECSILKVAVSEDIQNCADEGIQILGGMGFSEDTPMESAWRDARISRIYEGTNEINRMLSVGMLIKKAMKGHVDLLGPAMKVQEELMGIPDFNTPDYSELFSEEKEMIAKLKKAFLMVAGGAVQKYGPDLDAHQQLLMAAADMLIEIYIAESAILRTEKNAKASGEHAHAEQIAMAKLYLYKAVDVVTQKGKESIISFAEGDEQRMMLMGLRRFTKYNNMPNIVGLREQIASRLVKENHYCF, from the coding sequence ATGGCTGATACAACCGAAAAACACGTAACACGCGGCGGGCAATTCCTTGTGAAGGAAACCCTGTGCGAAGACATCTTCACTCCTGAAGATTTTTCTGAAGAGCAAAAAATGATGCGCGATTCCGTAAAGGAATTTGTCGATAAGGAAATCTGGCCCAACAAAGACCGTTTCGAGAAAAAAGACTACGCGTTTACCGAAGAGTGCATGAAAAAAGCCGGAGAAATGGGCTTCCTGAGCGTCGCGGTTCCAGAAGCTTACGGCGGCATGGGTATGGGATTTGTGGATACGGTCCTGGTCTGCGATTACATTTCAGGTGCTACAGGCTCGTTTTCCACCGCGTTCGGGGCGCATACCGGAATCGGCACGATGCCCATTACGCTATATGGCACCGAGGAACAAAAGCAAAAATACGTTCCGAAACTGGCGTCAGGCGAATGGTTTGGCGCGTACTGTTTAACGGAGCCCGGCGCAGGATCTGATGCCAATTCCGGGAAGACCAAAGCAGTCCTGTCAGCCGATGGCAAATATTATTCGATAACAGGGCAGAAAATGTGGATTTCAAACGCAGGGTTCTGCAGCCTTTTCATCGTTTTTGCCCGAATCGAGGACGATAAGAATATTACTGGCTTTATTGTCGAGAACGATCCTTCCAACGGTATTTCGATGAATGAGGAAGAACACAAACTGGGCATCCGCGCATCTTCAACCCGGCAGGTATTTTTCAACGACACCAAAGTACCCGTGGAAAACATGCTTTCGGAAAGAGGAAACGGCTTTAAGATTGCCATGAACGCACTGAATGTCGGGAGGATAAAACTCGCCGCTGCCTGCCTGGATGCACAACGTCGCGTAACGACCGGTGCCGTCCATTATGCCAATGAACGCGTGCAGTTTAACACCCCAATTGCCAGTTTCGGCGCGATACGCTATAAGCTTGCTGAAATGGCCACGAGCTGTTATGCCGGTGAAAGCGCCACCTACCGTGCTGCCAAAGACATCGAGAACCGCATCAGGGCACGCGAAGCCGCAGGTGCATCGCATCAGGAAGCCGAACTCAAGGGTGTTGAGGAATACGCGATCGAATGTTCCATCCTTAAGGTGGCCGTTTCTGAAGACATCCAGAATTGCGCTGACGAAGGAATCCAGATCCTCGGCGGGATGGGTTTCTCTGAAGACACCCCGATGGAAAGCGCCTGGCGTGACGCGCGTATTTCACGCATTTACGAAGGTACCAACGAAATCAACCGCATGCTTTCAGTGGGCATGCTGATCAAAAAGGCAATGAAAGGCCATGTCGATTTACTCGGGCCTGCGATGAAAGTACAGGAAGAACTGATGGGCATCCCGGATTTCAATACGCCCGACTATTCAGAATTGTTTTCGGAAGAGAAGGAAATGATTGCAAAGCTTAAGAAGGCCTTCCTGATGGTCGCCGGGGGCGCCGTCCAGAAATACGGACCCGACCTTGATGCGCACCAACAATTGCTGATGGCCGCCGCTGATATGCTGATTGAAATTTACATAGCGGAATCCGCGATCCTGCGCACGGAAAAAAATGCCAAAGCGTCCGGCGAGCACGCCCACGCCGAACAGATTGCCATGGCAAAACTATACCTTTACAAGGCAGTGGATGTTGTAACGCAAAAAGGAAAGGAAAGTATTATCTCATTTGCAGAAGGCGATGAACAGCGCATGATGCTGATGGGATTGCGGCGTTTTACCAAATACAACAACATGCCCAATATTGTCGGGTTGCGCGAGCAGATCGCATCCAGGCTGGTAAAAGAAAATCACTACTGTTTCTAA
- a CDS encoding YihY/virulence factor BrkB family protein: protein MKRREMVKSGWQLLKDTFNEFNEDNAIKLSASLSYYTVFALPPLIMIILAITGFFFGEEAVTGEFFGQINGLVGNEAAMQIQETIKNTQLSGSTTFATVFGIVMLVIGASGVFAEIQSSINFIWGLKAKPNKGVMKFVKNRLMSFSMIAVMGFLLMVSLLVNTVMDILNSKLALYFPNVTVYLFYGINTLILFVTTTTLFSIIFRTLPDGTIAWKDTLIGSGVTSVFFMIGKLAISTYLGNSTVATVYGAAGSVIIILVWVYYSAIILYFGAEFTKVYARAHGQKIIPNDYAVEIKKEIFEIDSK, encoded by the coding sequence ATGAAACGAAGGGAAATGGTAAAAAGCGGCTGGCAGCTACTAAAGGACACCTTTAATGAGTTCAATGAGGACAACGCGATTAAACTCAGCGCCTCCTTATCTTACTACACAGTGTTTGCCTTGCCGCCGCTCATCATGATCATCCTGGCCATTACCGGTTTTTTCTTTGGAGAGGAAGCGGTGACGGGTGAATTCTTTGGCCAGATCAACGGCCTTGTCGGTAATGAGGCCGCCATGCAAATCCAGGAGACGATTAAGAACACGCAGCTTTCAGGGAGCACCACTTTTGCCACTGTGTTCGGGATTGTGATGCTGGTGATTGGTGCGTCGGGTGTTTTTGCCGAAATCCAGAGCTCGATCAATTTCATATGGGGGCTTAAGGCCAAACCCAACAAGGGCGTGATGAAATTTGTAAAAAACCGTCTGATGTCGTTCTCCATGATTGCGGTCATGGGATTCCTGCTGATGGTGAGTCTGCTCGTCAACACCGTCATGGACATCCTGAACTCAAAGCTGGCGCTCTATTTCCCAAATGTGACCGTATACCTCTTTTATGGGATCAACACGCTGATCCTGTTCGTGACCACAACAACGCTGTTTTCGATCATTTTCAGGACGTTGCCCGACGGGACCATTGCGTGGAAGGACACGCTGATCGGCTCCGGCGTCACCTCGGTATTCTTTATGATCGGGAAACTGGCCATCAGCACGTATCTTGGGAATTCCACTGTCGCGACGGTGTATGGCGCTGCGGGCTCGGTTATCATCATCTTGGTCTGGGTGTATTATTCGGCGATTATATTGTATTTTGGGGCCGAGTTTACCAAGGTGTACGCGCGGGCGCATGGCCAGAAAATCATTCCTAATGATTACGCAGTGGAGATAAAAAAGGAAATTTTTGAAATTGACAGTAAGTAA
- a CDS encoding M42 family metallopeptidase, which translates to MSAESILNDQSLEFLEKYLNNASPTGYESGGQQLWMDYLKPYVDTFITDTYGTAVGVINPDAKYKVVIEGHADEISWYVNYITDDGLIYVIRNGGSDHQIAPSKRVHIHTKSGIVKGIFGWPAIHTRNRDKEEHPKIDNLFIDIGCENKEQVEKAGVHVGCVITYPDEFMVLNGDRFVCRAIDNRMGGFMIAEVARLLHENKKALPFGLYITNSVQEEVGLRGAEMITNTIRPNVAIVTDVCHDTTTPMINKKIEGETKIGKGPVITYAPAVQNNLRELIISAAEDNKIPFQRLASSRVTGTDTDAFAYSNGGVASALISLPLRYMHTTVEMVHREDVENVIRLIYESLLKIEGEPTFSYFG; encoded by the coding sequence ATGAGCGCCGAAAGCATATTAAACGACCAGTCCCTTGAATTTCTTGAAAAATACCTGAATAACGCCTCTCCTACCGGCTATGAATCGGGCGGGCAGCAATTGTGGATGGACTACCTGAAACCGTACGTCGACACATTTATTACTGATACTTATGGCACCGCCGTGGGTGTTATCAATCCCGATGCAAAATATAAGGTAGTGATTGAAGGCCATGCCGATGAAATTTCGTGGTACGTCAATTACATTACGGACGACGGGCTGATTTATGTCATACGCAATGGCGGCTCAGACCACCAGATTGCGCCTTCCAAGCGCGTACACATCCACACTAAAAGCGGTATTGTAAAAGGCATTTTCGGATGGCCTGCTATACATACCCGCAACCGCGACAAGGAAGAGCACCCGAAAATTGACAACCTGTTTATCGATATTGGATGCGAAAACAAGGAGCAGGTTGAAAAAGCCGGGGTCCATGTGGGCTGTGTAATCACCTATCCCGATGAATTCATGGTTTTGAACGGCGATAGATTCGTTTGCCGTGCTATCGACAACCGCATGGGCGGATTCATGATTGCTGAAGTTGCGAGGCTGTTGCACGAAAATAAGAAGGCCCTGCCTTTTGGTTTGTATATCACCAATTCAGTGCAGGAAGAAGTTGGCCTGCGCGGAGCCGAAATGATTACAAATACCATCAGGCCGAATGTTGCCATCGTCACCGACGTGTGCCATGACACCACCACCCCGATGATTAACAAAAAGATTGAAGGCGAAACAAAAATCGGAAAAGGGCCGGTCATTACTTATGCGCCCGCCGTACAGAATAATCTTCGGGAGTTGATCATCAGCGCAGCCGAGGATAATAAGATCCCGTTCCAAAGACTGGCGTCGTCGCGGGTTACCGGTACTGATACCGACGCTTTTGCATACAGCAACGGCGGTGTGGCGTCTGCTTTAATATCGCTGCCTTTGCGTTACATGCACACCACGGTGGAAATGGTGCATCGTGAAGACGTTGAGAACGTAATCCGGCTCATTTATGAATCGCTGCTGAAAATTGAGGGAGAACCCACGTTCTCTTATTTCGGATAA
- a CDS encoding lmo0937 family membrane protein, whose product MGNLLYTIAVILIIIWAISFFGGYATSGIIHILLVIAIIAVLLRVIQGKRPV is encoded by the coding sequence ATGGGAAATTTACTTTACACCATCGCGGTGATCCTGATCATCATTTGGGCTATCAGTTTCTTCGGAGGATATGCGACAAGCGGAATCATCCACATCTTATTGGTCATTGCAATTATTGCGGTATTGCTGAGGGTAATCCAGGGCAAAAGGCCGGTTTAA
- a CDS encoding superoxide dismutase family protein, protein MKKILISAAAVIAIVISCKSKTESVSDNAQPRSKTVRLKLDLMPKSDSKVSGTATFVQRDGKVTFTANISGLKPGVHAIHIHEKADCSAADGSSAGGHWNPTFESHGKWGTGAYHKGDIGNFPADEFGNGTITMTTDEWCIGCGDPKKDILGKGLIVHQDPDDFTSQPAGNAGKRVACSAIIK, encoded by the coding sequence ATGAAAAAAATACTTATCTCAGCTGCTGCAGTAATTGCCATAGTGATCAGCTGCAAATCAAAAACTGAAAGCGTATCTGACAACGCACAGCCAAGGTCGAAAACCGTGCGTCTAAAACTCGACCTGATGCCGAAAAGCGACAGTAAGGTTTCCGGGACAGCGACATTCGTGCAACGCGACGGGAAAGTCACTTTTACCGCCAATATATCCGGACTGAAGCCGGGTGTTCACGCGATACACATCCATGAGAAAGCCGATTGTTCGGCTGCCGATGGGTCAAGTGCCGGCGGCCACTGGAACCCTACGTTCGAAAGCCACGGCAAATGGGGCACCGGCGCTTACCATAAAGGCGATATAGGCAATTTCCCTGCGGATGAATTCGGGAACGGCACCATCACCATGACGACAGATGAATGGTGCATCGGATGCGGCGATCCCAAAAAAGACATTCTGGGCAAAGGGCTTATCGTGCACCAGGACCCGGACGACTTTACGTCACAGCCTGCCGGAAATGCGGGTAAAAGGGTGGCCTGCAGCGCAATTATCAAATAA
- a CDS encoding MarR family winged helix-turn-helix transcriptional regulator produces MKEKTIDYILRATWQAVARTYNEEAAKYGATMATGFALLSIDREKGTPSTALGPKMGMEATSLTRTLKSMEDKGLIVRKKNPEDGRGVLIYLTEFGKEKRELSRNNVLKFNEAIKKNITDEQLRHFMQVAETINELILDKNIFNQETPE; encoded by the coding sequence ATGAAAGAAAAAACAATAGATTATATCCTCCGGGCCACATGGCAGGCAGTTGCCCGCACGTACAATGAAGAAGCGGCGAAATACGGTGCTACTATGGCTACCGGTTTTGCCTTATTAAGCATCGATCGCGAGAAAGGCACGCCGTCAACCGCACTCGGCCCTAAAATGGGTATGGAAGCCACGAGCCTCACGCGCACATTGAAGTCGATGGAAGACAAAGGCCTGATCGTCAGGAAAAAGAATCCGGAAGACGGCCGCGGTGTCTTGATTTACCTCACCGAATTCGGTAAAGAGAAACGTGAATTGTCCCGCAACAACGTGCTCAAATTCAATGAGGCGATCAAAAAGAACATTACCGATGAGCAATTGCGCCACTTTATGCAGGTTGCTGAAACCATTAATGAACTCATACTCGATAAAAATATTTTCAACCAAGAAACTCCCGAATGA
- a CDS encoding STM3941 family protein, producing MYQLTFYKSRWVGIRLLGVSGMFVSIGLWMVWHKPYGEITYFFGLAAAGFFGIAMGAALFIIFDRRPQLVITPRGVWDRTSKKQEVRWDQVLETRLININGQRFIAVKTTDDFVFRVKRWRWATMLSSAFGAERFNLALGHLAGDPDKIAALVREMHSADESMRSQLIQRFKTAAEANSSGWTGMREYLYYFLFLVLLIAISLNIREAFLYIMVATAIPTVISRFYQRWSAQGSTPKLVRYCDNIAYLGFIHLVAYFWIIQLNK from the coding sequence ATGTACCAACTGACATTTTATAAATCCCGATGGGTCGGCATCCGGCTGCTCGGTGTTTCCGGCATGTTCGTATCAATCGGTTTGTGGATGGTGTGGCATAAGCCCTATGGCGAGATTACCTATTTTTTCGGTCTCGCAGCGGCCGGCTTCTTCGGCATCGCGATGGGTGCGGCCCTTTTCATTATTTTTGACCGCAGGCCGCAACTGGTAATTACCCCGCGCGGCGTCTGGGACAGGACCTCCAAAAAACAGGAAGTCAGGTGGGATCAGGTATTGGAGACGCGTTTGATTAACATCAACGGACAGCGATTTATTGCAGTAAAGACCACCGACGACTTTGTGTTCCGGGTGAAGCGGTGGCGGTGGGCTACGATGCTGTCCTCTGCTTTTGGTGCCGAGCGGTTTAACCTCGCTTTGGGGCACCTCGCGGGCGACCCTGATAAAATTGCTGCCCTGGTACGGGAGATGCATTCCGCAGACGAGTCCATGCGCAGCCAATTGATACAGCGTTTCAAAACAGCTGCCGAGGCTAACTCGTCGGGATGGACAGGAATGAGGGAATACCTTTACTACTTTCTATTTTTGGTACTTCTGATCGCAATCTCCCTGAATATCCGCGAGGCGTTCCTATACATCATGGTGGCAACGGCCATCCCTACGGTGATTTCTAGGTTTTACCAACGCTGGTCGGCGCAGGGCAGCACACCGAAACTGGTGAGATACTGCGATAACATCGCCTACTTGGGATTTATCCACCTCGTCGCATATTTCTGGATCATACAATTGAATAAATAA
- a CDS encoding acetyl-CoA C-acyltransferase, with product MKTAYIVKAYRTAVGKAPKGVFRFKRPDELAAETIQYMMDGLPEFDKKRIDDVMVGNAMPEAEQGLNVARLISLMGLNIVDVPGVTVNRYCASGLETIGMATAKIQSGMADCIIAGGAESMSYIPMGGYKPTPDYALAKNGNEDYYWGMGLTAEAVARQFNVSREDQDQFALESHQKALKAQAEGKFDAQIVPITIEQTFLNENGKKETKSYTVTKDEGPRADTNIAALHNLKPVFAADGSVTAGNSSQMSDGAAFVLIMSEALVKELNLTPIARLVNFASAGVEPRIMGIGPVKAIPKALKQAGMKQDDIELIELNEAFASQSLAVIRELGLNPDIVNVNGGAIALGHPLGCTGAKLSVQLFDEMKRRGNKYGMVTMCVGTGQGCAGIYELL from the coding sequence ATGAAAACAGCATACATAGTAAAAGCATACAGGACGGCGGTGGGTAAAGCACCTAAGGGCGTATTCCGGTTTAAAAGGCCCGACGAACTGGCAGCCGAAACCATCCAATATATGATGGACGGACTTCCTGAATTTGATAAAAAAAGGATTGATGATGTCATGGTCGGCAATGCGATGCCCGAGGCTGAGCAAGGACTCAATGTCGCACGCCTGATATCGCTGATGGGATTGAATATTGTCGACGTGCCCGGCGTGACGGTAAACCGTTACTGCGCATCAGGTCTTGAGACCATTGGGATGGCTACGGCCAAAATACAATCCGGCATGGCGGACTGCATCATCGCAGGCGGAGCGGAAAGCATGAGCTACATCCCGATGGGCGGTTATAAACCCACGCCGGATTATGCGCTGGCCAAAAATGGAAACGAAGACTACTACTGGGGCATGGGTCTCACTGCCGAAGCGGTCGCAAGACAGTTTAATGTATCTCGGGAAGACCAGGACCAATTTGCACTGGAATCGCATCAAAAGGCTTTGAAAGCACAGGCAGAAGGCAAATTTGACGCCCAAATCGTACCCATAACTATCGAACAGACGTTCCTCAACGAAAATGGCAAAAAAGAAACCAAATCCTACACTGTCACAAAAGACGAAGGTCCGCGTGCCGATACAAACATTGCCGCGCTCCACAACCTCAAACCTGTTTTTGCGGCTGACGGCAGCGTGACGGCCGGGAATTCATCACAAATGAGCGATGGCGCAGCTTTTGTACTGATCATGAGCGAGGCATTGGTAAAAGAACTGAACCTCACCCCCATCGCGCGCCTCGTGAATTTCGCCTCAGCCGGCGTCGAACCAAGGATAATGGGTATCGGTCCGGTAAAAGCGATTCCCAAGGCACTGAAACAAGCGGGAATGAAACAGGATGACATTGAGCTCATCGAACTCAACGAAGCCTTCGCGTCGCAATCGTTAGCCGTCATCCGCGAGCTGGGACTCAATCCCGATATCGTGAATGTCAACGGCGGCGCAATCGCATTGGGACATCCTCTGGGTTGTACCGGGGCAAAACTATCGGTACAGCTGTTTGATGAAATGAAACGCCGGGGCAACAAATACGGCATGGTGACCATGTGTGTAGGAACAGGACAGGGATGCGCCGGTATTTACGAACTATTATAA
- a CDS encoding ankyrin repeat domain-containing protein, with protein sequence MKKSIICLAMAVLSVTTAAVAAENRVVSNPNTESAAYNGTPLCLAISKGDVDVVKKFIEYGASVNESSNGMTPLMFAARYNQVEIIRLLVENGANLKSKDERGLTALNYAENSKATQAAEYIKSLNNTKK encoded by the coding sequence ATGAAAAAATCAATCATTTGTTTAGCAATGGCTGTATTGTCAGTCACTACTGCGGCAGTTGCAGCAGAGAACCGTGTTGTTTCAAACCCTAATACCGAAAGCGCCGCGTACAACGGCACACCGCTTTGCCTGGCCATCAGTAAGGGCGATGTGGACGTGGTAAAAAAATTCATAGAATACGGCGCGAGTGTCAATGAATCCTCTAACGGCATGACGCCTTTGATGTTTGCAGCCCGTTACAATCAGGTAGAAATCATCAGGTTGCTTGTAGAAAATGGCGCCAACTTGAAATCAAAAGATGAACGCGGGCTTACCGCCCTGAATTACGCCGAAAATTCCAAGGCTACGCAAGCGGCGGAATATATCAAAAGCCTCAACAACACCAAGAAGTAA
- a CDS encoding 3-hydroxyacyl-CoA dehydrogenase/enoyl-CoA hydratase family protein, which translates to MKRIIKKVAVVGSGIMGSGIACHFANIGVEVLLLDIVPNELTEAQTKKGLTLEHKAVRNRIVNDHLANALRSKPSPIYHPKFASRITTGNTTDNMPEIAGADWIIEVVVERLDIKKLVFEQIEKHRKPGTLVTSNTSGIPIRLMSEGRSEDFQKHFCGTHFFNPARYLKLFEIIPGPQTSPEVLDFLNNYGEQFLGKTSVVAKDTPAFIGNRIGIFGIQSLFHLVQEMNLTIEEVDKLTGPVIGRPKSATFRTVDVVGLDTLVHVANGLYQGVPEDEAHALFKLPDFISRMVENKWYGSKTGQGFYKKVDKEILSLDLNTLEYRAAKKASFATLELTKTIEKPIDRFKVLIKGTDKAGEFYRRNFAGMFAYVSNRVPEITDDLYKIDDAMKAGFGWENGPFEIWDAIGVQQGIELIRTAGLSRAAWVDEMLAAGSETFYTIRDGATYYYDLKSKSQVEKPGQDAFIILDNIRDAKKVWSNSGAVIQDLGDGILNLEFRSKMNTIGGDVLQAINKAIDLAETQYSGLVIGNQGANFSVGANIGMIFMMAVEQEYDELNMAIKMFQDTMMRVRYSAAPVVVAPHGMTLGGGCEMSMHADKVVAAAETYIGLVEFGVGVIPGGGGSKEMTLRASDLFRKNDVELNVLQEYFLTVAMAKVSTSAHEAFDLGVLQKGKDIVVVNKDRQILEAKKQALLLAEAGYSKPIPRKDIKVLGKQALGMFLVGTDQMTAGHFISDHDKKIANKLAYVMAGGDLSEPTLVSEQYLLDLEREAFLSLCTERKTLERIQFMLTKGKPLRN; encoded by the coding sequence ATGAAACGAATTATTAAAAAAGTCGCCGTTGTAGGGTCAGGGATCATGGGATCCGGAATTGCATGCCATTTTGCCAATATCGGCGTGGAAGTGCTGCTGCTCGACATTGTCCCCAACGAACTCACGGAAGCCCAAACAAAAAAAGGGCTGACACTCGAGCATAAGGCGGTCAGGAACCGCATCGTTAATGACCATCTGGCCAATGCCCTCAGATCAAAACCTTCACCGATTTACCATCCAAAATTTGCCAGCCGCATCACCACCGGCAACACCACCGATAATATGCCCGAGATCGCAGGTGCAGACTGGATAATCGAAGTGGTTGTAGAAAGGCTGGACATCAAGAAACTGGTTTTTGAGCAAATCGAAAAGCACCGAAAACCGGGTACGCTGGTCACCTCGAATACCTCCGGGATCCCGATCCGACTCATGAGCGAAGGCCGCAGCGAGGATTTCCAGAAACATTTTTGTGGGACGCATTTCTTCAATCCCGCGCGTTACCTGAAATTGTTTGAAATCATTCCTGGCCCGCAGACTTCCCCCGAAGTGCTTGACTTCCTGAATAATTACGGCGAGCAATTTCTCGGAAAAACATCGGTCGTTGCCAAAGATACTCCGGCATTCATAGGCAACCGCATCGGGATTTTCGGGATACAGAGTTTGTTCCATCTTGTCCAGGAAATGAATCTTACGATTGAAGAAGTGGACAAACTGACCGGACCCGTGATTGGCAGGCCGAAGTCGGCCACGTTCCGCACCGTGGATGTCGTCGGGCTTGACACGCTGGTGCATGTCGCTAACGGATTATACCAGGGCGTTCCTGAAGATGAAGCACATGCACTTTTCAAATTACCCGATTTCATCAGTAGGATGGTCGAAAACAAATGGTATGGCAGCAAAACCGGTCAGGGTTTTTACAAAAAAGTAGACAAGGAGATTCTCTCTTTGGATTTAAATACATTGGAATACCGCGCCGCAAAGAAGGCCAGCTTCGCGACACTTGAGCTGACCAAAACAATTGAAAAACCGATTGACCGTTTCAAAGTCCTGATAAAGGGCACCGACAAAGCCGGTGAATTTTATCGCAGGAATTTCGCAGGCATGTTTGCCTACGTGTCGAACCGCGTGCCGGAAATCACAGACGATCTCTATAAAATTGACGATGCCATGAAAGCCGGTTTCGGCTGGGAAAACGGTCCGTTTGAAATCTGGGATGCCATCGGTGTACAACAAGGGATTGAACTTATCCGGACTGCCGGGCTCAGCCGCGCTGCATGGGTTGATGAGATGCTTGCTGCGGGCAGCGAGACCTTTTATACCATCCGCGATGGTGCGACTTACTATTACGATCTGAAATCCAAATCGCAGGTTGAAAAGCCGGGGCAGGATGCGTTCATTATCCTCGACAACATCCGCGATGCCAAAAAAGTCTGGAGCAATTCGGGAGCGGTAATACAGGACCTCGGTGATGGCATCCTGAATCTGGAATTCCGCTCCAAGATGAATACGATCGGAGGCGATGTATTGCAGGCCATCAACAAGGCGATTGATCTCGCAGAAACCCAATACAGCGGCCTGGTCATCGGTAACCAGGGCGCCAATTTCTCCGTCGGTGCCAATATCGGAATGATTTTCATGATGGCTGTCGAGCAGGAATATGACGAACTGAACATGGCTATCAAGATGTTCCAGGACACAATGATGCGGGTACGCTATTCCGCTGCTCCGGTCGTGGTAGCCCCACATGGTATGACATTGGGCGGCGGGTGCGAAATGAGCATGCACGCCGACAAAGTGGTCGCTGCCGCAGAAACCTACATCGGTTTGGTTGAATTCGGCGTTGGTGTCATTCCCGGCGGCGGCGGATCAAAGGAAATGACATTAAGGGCCTCTGATTTGTTCCGAAAAAACGATGTGGAACTAAACGTACTCCAGGAGTATTTCCTGACGGTAGCCATGGCAAAGGTGTCTACGTCTGCGCATGAAGCGTTCGACCTGGGCGTGTTGCAGAAAGGGAAAGACATTGTGGTCGTCAACAAAGACCGGCAAATCCTCGAGGCAAAAAAACAGGCATTGCTTTTGGCCGAAGCCGGTTACAGCAAACCCATCCCGCGCAAAGACATCAAGGTCCTTGGTAAGCAGGCGCTCGGTATGTTCCTGGTTGGGACAGACCAGATGACGGCCGGACATTTCATTTCTGACCATGACAAGAAAATTGCCAACAAGCTGGCGTATGTGATGGCCGGCGGCGATTTGTCCGAACCGACGTTGGTCAGCGAACAATACCTGCTCGATCTGGAACGGGAAGCGTTTTTATCACTTTGTACAGAAAGGAAGACGCTGGAAAGGATTCAATTTATGCTCACCAAAGGCAAACCATTAAGAAATTAA